Proteins encoded together in one Calditrichota bacterium window:
- a CDS encoding LD-carboxypeptidase: MTIPDSAITHCPDLNWDIDRVLKPLQPGATIGICAPAGPVKREKLESGVAKLRSLGFIVKLSPSVFEKHGFLSATDDVRLSELHGMFTDPEVDSVWCARGGVGTSRLLTKLDSNLVANSGKTFLGFSDVTALQWQLWSKNEFVSFTGPLSVEFDGSLSQESEEFSFRMLSGEPPRNWLAAFPNNKLEILRPGARKIIAPLMPGNLTMITTLLGTPWMPDVRGHILVIEDIAEPPYRVDRLLFHLKNAGILRNLAALILGDFGWEENDDESRERLRESVLDAASGTSYPVIAGFPYGHGATRITLPVGSPVEFGIEPGNMSMSFAISPFLSFA, from the coding sequence CCGGACCTCAATTGGGATATTGATCGCGTGCTGAAACCTCTGCAGCCCGGAGCGACGATTGGCATTTGCGCGCCCGCCGGGCCCGTCAAACGTGAAAAACTTGAATCGGGAGTAGCAAAACTTCGTTCGCTGGGTTTCATCGTCAAACTGAGTCCAAGCGTTTTCGAAAAACATGGCTTCCTTTCTGCAACGGATGACGTCCGGCTAAGTGAACTGCACGGCATGTTCACGGATCCCGAAGTCGACTCGGTTTGGTGCGCGCGCGGCGGAGTCGGCACGTCGCGCCTGCTGACAAAATTGGATTCTAATCTCGTCGCAAATTCCGGCAAGACGTTCTTGGGTTTTTCGGACGTCACCGCTCTGCAATGGCAGCTTTGGTCCAAAAACGAGTTTGTTTCTTTCACCGGCCCGCTCTCCGTCGAGTTCGACGGTTCCCTTTCGCAAGAATCGGAAGAATTTTCTTTTCGTATGTTGTCCGGTGAACCGCCAAGAAATTGGCTCGCCGCTTTCCCGAATAACAAGCTCGAAATTCTGCGCCCCGGTGCGCGCAAGATCATTGCGCCGCTGATGCCCGGAAACCTAACCATGATTACCACGCTGCTCGGCACACCGTGGATGCCTGATGTTCGCGGGCACATTCTCGTAATTGAGGATATTGCCGAACCGCCCTACCGCGTCGACCGCTTACTGTTCCATCTGAAAAATGCGGGTATTCTGCGCAACCTTGCGGCCTTGATCCTCGGAGATTTCGGTTGGGAGGAAAATGACGACGAATCTCGCGAGCGTCTGCGCGAGAGCGTTCTTGATGCCGCAAGCGGCACGAGCTATCCCGTGATCGCGGGCTTTCCCTATGGGCACGGTGCCACTCGCATTACTTTGCCCGTCGGTTCTCCCGTAGAATTCGGAATCGAACCCGGAAATATGTCGATGTCCTTCGCCATTTCACCTTTTCTGTCGTTCGCGTAA
- the mrdA gene encoding penicillin-binding protein 2, whose translation MTKRNEMLRDGLFLSVGFVVFVLLVYRLVQLQVMDGPEYRAKSEDNRIRFVEMLAPRGVIRDRRGGLLVSNRPSYTCYGIPRDLYQDSVAVGKIGYALEENPSEIRDKQLKPFRSSFRPQRLRRDLPYTLLARFEETRDKIPGAYLEIEPKRFYPGGHAPHAIGYVAEVSDDELAKFPGLVSGDLVGKRGLERIYDKDLRGEKGSRLSVVDVHGQEVESETPLGRIEPIPGLELWTTIDRDAQLLAESLMVGKIGAVVAMDVRTGGIAVMASSPTYNPDVFAGSISSSDWRALLNDPDKPMLNRAVQTMYPPGSTIKPAMLIEGLASGVITPSWSVSCPGSFTYGNRTFKCWKKGGHGHVDCVQSLAQSCDVFYYKLGLLLGVDGINRAFTRFHLGSATGVDQTSEAAGLVPSKEYYDKRYGSNGWSTGFLVSVSIGQGEMLATPLQLCAFAAAIASDGVWKQPFFVDGIYDPSTHTLKKRQPVDPKPCDVPVDIIRYAQQGMEQVVWGASGTARRQQDDSCKIAGKTGTAQNAHGDDHGWFICYGPIDDPMYSCCALIEFGKSGSGAGAPVAGEVLRSLIRHELYPELYEDKTPEDEQEEPASPKDSSIAGVMNP comes from the coding sequence ATGACCAAAAGAAATGAAATGCTGCGCGACGGACTCTTCCTCAGCGTCGGGTTTGTCGTCTTTGTCTTGCTCGTCTATCGCTTGGTTCAATTGCAAGTGATGGATGGGCCCGAGTACCGCGCCAAATCCGAAGACAACCGCATTCGTTTTGTCGAAATGCTCGCTCCTCGCGGCGTGATCCGGGATCGCCGGGGAGGTTTGCTCGTCAGCAACAGACCTTCCTACACTTGCTACGGCATTCCCCGCGATCTTTACCAAGACAGCGTCGCCGTCGGAAAAATCGGTTACGCGCTGGAAGAAAACCCAAGTGAAATCCGGGACAAACAGCTCAAGCCGTTTCGCTCGTCTTTCAGACCTCAGCGGTTGCGCCGCGATTTACCTTACACCTTGCTCGCAAGATTCGAAGAAACTCGCGACAAGATCCCCGGTGCCTATCTCGAAATCGAACCCAAACGCTTCTATCCCGGAGGGCATGCTCCGCATGCCATCGGATATGTCGCTGAAGTCTCCGACGACGAACTGGCAAAATTCCCCGGCCTCGTCTCCGGAGATCTCGTCGGCAAACGCGGCCTTGAACGTATTTACGACAAAGATCTCCGCGGCGAAAAAGGCAGCAGACTCTCTGTCGTCGATGTGCACGGACAAGAAGTCGAATCGGAAACCCCCTTGGGACGTATCGAGCCCATTCCCGGACTCGAACTCTGGACTACGATTGACCGCGACGCCCAACTTCTTGCCGAGTCGCTCATGGTCGGGAAAATCGGTGCCGTCGTCGCCATGGATGTTCGCACCGGCGGCATCGCCGTCATGGCCAGCTCGCCAACCTACAATCCGGATGTTTTTGCCGGATCGATTTCTTCGTCGGATTGGCGCGCGCTCCTGAACGATCCTGACAAGCCGATGCTCAACCGCGCAGTACAAACGATGTATCCGCCCGGTTCGACCATCAAACCCGCGATGCTGATTGAAGGCTTGGCCAGCGGAGTGATCACCCCGTCATGGAGTGTTAGCTGTCCCGGCAGTTTTACCTACGGCAACCGTACCTTCAAGTGCTGGAAAAAGGGGGGACACGGTCACGTCGACTGCGTTCAGTCCCTGGCCCAAAGCTGCGACGTGTTCTATTACAAACTTGGATTGTTGCTCGGAGTCGACGGAATTAACCGCGCGTTCACTCGCTTTCATCTTGGTTCCGCCACCGGTGTCGATCAAACCAGCGAAGCCGCGGGACTTGTCCCGTCCAAAGAGTACTACGATAAACGTTACGGCTCAAACGGTTGGTCCACCGGTTTCTTGGTCTCAGTCTCCATCGGTCAAGGCGAGATGCTCGCGACGCCGCTCCAGCTTTGTGCGTTCGCTGCGGCCATTGCGTCTGACGGAGTTTGGAAACAGCCCTTCTTTGTCGATGGCATTTATGATCCTTCGACCCACACTTTGAAAAAACGGCAGCCCGTTGATCCCAAACCCTGCGATGTTCCTGTGGACATTATCAGATATGCGCAGCAAGGTATGGAACAAGTTGTCTGGGGTGCGTCCGGCACGGCACGCAGGCAGCAGGACGATAGCTGCAAAATCGCGGGCAAAACCGGCACGGCGCAAAATGCGCATGGCGATGACCACGGTTGGTTTATTTGCTACGGTCCCATCGACGACCCGATGTATTCGTGCTGTGCTCTCATTGAATTCGGCAAAAGCGGTTCCGGTGCAGGTGCTCCCGTTGCTGGTGAAGTCTTGCGCTCTTTGATTCGCCACGAGCTCTATCCTGAACTCTACGAGGACAAAACCCCTGAAGATGAGCAGGAAGAGCCTGCGTCGCCAAAAGACAGCTCGATAGCTGGAGTCATGAACCCATGA
- the mreD gene encoding rod shape-determining protein MreD, whose amino-acid sequence MTGKILVTALSLLILQAGVGPLITVGNARPSFLLPFVVYVSLQSGSLLGTMVGFLLGLGVDALGNLPLGMSALAFSITGFFAGKLAKDAPFRLWWPWTAYVLLFAFVLEFLRMLVLARANQLPFLNLMLWSGIPSALWTTGLAVLWFLSPLHKRDGSA is encoded by the coding sequence ATGACGGGAAAAATCCTCGTCACGGCGCTCAGCCTGCTGATTCTGCAGGCCGGTGTTGGTCCGCTTATTACGGTCGGAAATGCGCGCCCGTCATTTCTATTGCCGTTCGTCGTCTATGTCAGCTTGCAGTCCGGCTCGCTGTTGGGCACCATGGTCGGTTTCCTGCTCGGACTTGGTGTGGACGCCCTTGGCAATCTACCTTTGGGTATGTCGGCGCTTGCTTTCAGCATCACTGGTTTCTTTGCCGGAAAACTCGCCAAAGACGCGCCGTTCAGGCTTTGGTGGCCGTGGACGGCTTATGTTCTGCTCTTCGCGTTCGTGCTTGAGTTCTTGCGTATGCTTGTCCTCGCGCGCGCAAACCAACTTCCTTTCCTGAATCTCATGCTCTGGAGCGGAATTCCCTCCGCTCTGTGGACGACGGGATTGGCCGTACTATGGTTCCTGTCTCCGCTGCATAAGCGCGACGGCTCCGCGTAA
- the mreC gene encoding rod shape-determining protein MreC, with the protein MPPRYRQASGTLEWTVFLACSAISLVLLLTSPKPGVRELKDSAADVVSYAVSPLHFVRRLFSIWTDYDILQQHAVALSKENAKLRDALVENLRLRAMLDMRERENLTTVSASVVSAVGPALGGQFRIDQGSSAGIKLNAAVITPLGLVGKTVEVTNNTALIQTLVGNSYGVAVMLERTRMRGILRWSGPDRFTLTGLPQGVDVKSGDLVLTSGAGSVFPKGLRVGVVNDAPSNITTYGESWQVQPFVDFRAVEDVFVIVDAGWPDSLAGKDDIPVEAQQ; encoded by the coding sequence ATGCCTCCGCGTTACCGTCAGGCAAGCGGCACTCTCGAATGGACGGTCTTCCTCGCGTGCTCCGCGATTTCGCTTGTGTTGCTGCTTACCAGCCCCAAACCCGGTGTCCGCGAGTTAAAAGACTCTGCGGCTGATGTCGTCAGCTATGCCGTCTCGCCGCTGCATTTTGTCCGCCGGCTCTTTTCCATCTGGACTGACTACGACATCTTGCAGCAGCACGCTGTTGCCCTAAGCAAAGAAAACGCGAAGCTCCGTGATGCCCTTGTCGAAAATCTCCGGTTGCGTGCGATGCTGGACATGCGCGAACGCGAGAACCTGACGACCGTTTCGGCGTCTGTCGTCAGCGCGGTCGGTCCCGCTCTCGGCGGACAATTCCGTATTGATCAAGGAAGTTCCGCCGGAATCAAACTAAATGCGGCCGTCATCACACCACTCGGTCTCGTCGGCAAAACCGTCGAAGTCACGAACAACACAGCGTTGATCCAAACTCTTGTCGGCAACAGCTACGGCGTTGCCGTCATGCTTGAGCGCACGCGCATGCGCGGCATTCTCCGCTGGTCCGGCCCCGACCGATTCACGTTGACCGGGCTTCCCCAAGGTGTCGATGTCAAATCAGGTGACCTCGTACTAACTTCCGGAGCAGGCTCCGTTTTTCCCAAAGGACTCCGCGTTGGTGTCGTCAATGATGCTCCGTCGAATATCACTACTTACGGAGAGAGTTGGCAGGTCCAGCCCTTCGTCGATTTCCGAGCGGTCGAAGACGTTTTCGTAATAGTTGATGCCGGCTGGCCCGACTCGCTGGCCGGCAAAGATGATATTCCCGTCGAGGCTCAGCAATGA
- the purH gene encoding bifunctional phosphoribosylaminoimidazolecarboxamide formyltransferase/IMP cyclohydrolase, with protein sequence MISIRRALLSVSDKSGLIDLAKALHEHKVELVASGGTAKTLTDAGLPVKEVADFTGSPEAMEGRIKTLHPRIHGGMLARRDHAGDVADMQRLGLDPIDLLVVNFYPFAETLAKGKSDEETNENIDVGGPSMVRAAVKNRKHVAVLTNVAQYEEFIAEFKSGNGSVSEELADKLGRHAFVELVSYDSAIANWLNPGQFSALPLNKSRELRYGENPHQKAALYAPYSSHTEGLVAADKLSGKQLSYNNLLDADGALALLGEFSECAAVIIKHVTPCGVGLGATPASAIETALKTDPVSAFGGIVAVNHTFDDAAAKVLADMFLEIILAPEFTDGAREILAKKKSLRLITFDLKALQSRKATKELRAIWGGYLLQERDHGFPEWSEIKTVTKREPTADELKALKLGWIVCKHVRSNAIVFASSAGTLGVGAGQMSRVDSTRFATLKAENANLSLKDSVCASDAFFPFRDGLDQIAQAGATAVVQPGGSVRDEEVIQAANEHNIAMIFTGRRHFKH encoded by the coding sequence ATGATTTCGATTCGCCGCGCCCTGCTCTCAGTCAGTGACAAATCAGGTTTGATTGATTTGGCCAAAGCCCTGCATGAACACAAGGTCGAACTCGTTGCCTCCGGCGGCACGGCCAAAACCCTGACCGATGCCGGACTTCCGGTCAAAGAAGTCGCCGATTTTACAGGGTCGCCGGAAGCGATGGAAGGCCGCATAAAAACACTCCACCCCCGTATTCATGGTGGAATGCTCGCCCGCCGCGACCACGCCGGTGATGTCGCGGACATGCAGCGGCTCGGTCTCGATCCAATCGATCTGCTTGTTGTCAACTTCTATCCCTTTGCTGAGACTCTTGCAAAAGGGAAGTCCGATGAAGAAACCAACGAAAACATCGACGTCGGTGGTCCGTCAATGGTGCGCGCCGCCGTCAAAAACCGCAAGCACGTCGCAGTATTGACGAACGTTGCTCAGTATGAAGAGTTCATCGCCGAATTCAAATCCGGCAACGGTTCTGTGTCCGAAGAACTCGCCGACAAATTGGGCCGTCACGCTTTCGTTGAGTTAGTTTCCTACGACAGCGCGATTGCCAATTGGCTGAACCCCGGGCAATTCAGTGCGCTGCCGCTCAACAAATCTCGCGAGTTGCGCTACGGCGAAAATCCGCACCAAAAAGCCGCGCTCTATGCACCGTATTCTTCGCACACCGAAGGTCTGGTTGCCGCCGACAAATTGTCCGGCAAGCAGCTCTCGTACAACAATTTGCTTGATGCCGACGGAGCGCTCGCCTTGCTTGGTGAATTCTCAGAATGTGCGGCGGTAATTATAAAGCATGTAACCCCCTGCGGAGTGGGGCTCGGCGCAACGCCTGCCTCGGCAATCGAAACCGCTCTGAAAACCGACCCTGTTTCCGCGTTCGGCGGCATCGTTGCAGTCAATCATACTTTTGACGATGCAGCCGCCAAAGTGCTCGCCGATATGTTCCTCGAGATTATTCTCGCTCCCGAGTTCACCGACGGCGCGCGCGAAATTCTGGCGAAAAAGAAATCGCTGCGCTTGATCACGTTTGATTTGAAAGCTCTCCAATCTCGAAAAGCGACGAAAGAACTTCGTGCCATCTGGGGCGGCTACCTTCTGCAAGAGCGCGATCACGGTTTCCCCGAATGGTCCGAAATCAAAACTGTCACCAAGCGTGAACCGACCGCCGACGAACTGAAAGCACTTAAACTCGGTTGGATCGTTTGCAAACATGTGCGCTCGAACGCGATCGTCTTTGCATCGAGCGCGGGCACTCTCGGCGTCGGCGCGGGCCAAATGTCGCGCGTCGATTCCACCCGCTTTGCGACCTTAAAAGCCGAGAACGCGAATCTTTCGCTAAAAGATTCAGTCTGCGCATCCGACGCATTTTTCCCCTTCCGTGACGGACTTGATCAAATCGCGCAAGCCGGAGCCACCGCGGTCGTGCAGCCCGGAGGCAGCGTGCGCGATGAAGAAGTCATCCAAGCTGCAAATGAACACAACATCGCCATGATCTTCACGGGTCGCAGGCATTTCAAACACTGA
- a CDS encoding phosphoribosylglycinamide formyltransferase, with product MRIAFFVSGNGSTFEHLVRAMRMEQMPAAPALLLCSSKKAVALDRAKNLEIESRVVRRRDFLDTSEHADALLNVLRESKIDAICLCGYMELVPPQVVTEFRHRIINIHPALLPAFGGQGMFGRHVHEAVIAYGAKITGATVHFVDEEYDHGPVLAQQALAVLPTDTPESLAVRVQEIEKSLYVGALRLFTKGRVKIDGRKVTILS from the coding sequence ATGCGTATCGCTTTCTTCGTGTCAGGAAATGGTTCTACTTTTGAGCATCTCGTTCGAGCGATGCGCATGGAACAAATGCCGGCCGCACCGGCACTGCTCTTGTGCTCGAGCAAGAAGGCAGTCGCGCTTGACCGTGCAAAGAACCTTGAAATCGAGTCGCGTGTCGTTCGACGACGCGACTTCCTTGATACCTCCGAGCATGCTGACGCGCTCCTGAACGTTTTGCGCGAATCCAAAATCGACGCGATCTGTTTGTGCGGCTACATGGAGCTCGTGCCGCCGCAAGTCGTCACGGAGTTTCGCCACCGCATCATCAATATTCATCCCGCTCTGCTTCCCGCGTTTGGGGGGCAGGGAATGTTTGGGCGGCATGTTCACGAAGCAGTTATCGCATACGGTGCCAAAATTACCGGCGCGACCGTGCATTTTGTGGACGAAGAATATGACCACGGTCCCGTTCTCGCTCAACAGGCGTTGGCCGTGCTGCCCACGGATACTCCCGAGTCACTCGCCGTTCGCGTGCAGGAAATTGAAAAATCGCTGTACGTCGGTGCGCTAAGACTCTTCACCAAAGGCCGTGTCAAAATTGACGGCCGCAAAGTTACCATTCTCTCTTAG
- a CDS encoding rod shape-determining protein, with product MSFSLSGLFSNEIAIDLGTRNTLVFVKGKGILVREPSMVAIRKSDRKVIAIGNEAREMLGKTHRDLEVIRPMRDGVIDDDEVAEIMIRALIRKAQTSRLLRPRVIVCVPSGVTKSEKRIIRDSAEHAGAREVYLIAEPMAAALGVGLPVLDPVGNMVIDIGGGTTEIAVIALSGIITDTSIRVGGDELDESIIQFMRRNYNLLIGERTAEEIKTRIGSASKLEQELSIVAKGRDLVEGVPKAVEINSIEIRDAIEEPISQIVDAVKNALEKTPPELAADIRDRGIIMTGGGALIRGLDVRLREETSLPVFLAEDPLTCVVRGTGKVLDDMETYHRVLLPN from the coding sequence ATGTCCTTTTCCCTCTCGGGATTGTTTTCCAACGAAATCGCTATTGATCTCGGCACCCGCAACACTCTGGTCTTTGTCAAAGGCAAGGGTATTCTCGTGCGCGAACCCTCCATGGTTGCCATTCGCAAAAGCGACCGCAAAGTTATCGCAATCGGCAATGAAGCCCGCGAAATGCTCGGCAAGACTCACCGTGATCTCGAAGTCATCCGCCCCATGCGCGACGGCGTAATTGACGATGATGAAGTCGCCGAAATCATGATCCGCGCGCTGATTCGAAAAGCGCAAACCAGCAGACTCCTGCGACCGCGCGTGATTGTTTGCGTGCCGTCCGGCGTCACAAAATCCGAAAAGCGTATCATTCGCGATTCAGCCGAACATGCAGGTGCCCGTGAAGTTTATCTGATCGCCGAACCCATGGCCGCCGCCCTCGGTGTCGGACTTCCTGTCCTTGATCCCGTCGGCAATATGGTCATCGATATCGGCGGAGGTACGACCGAAATTGCCGTCATCGCTCTTTCCGGAATCATCACTGACACCTCAATCCGCGTTGGCGGCGATGAACTCGATGAATCCATCATTCAGTTCATGCGCCGCAACTACAACCTGTTGATCGGTGAACGTACCGCCGAGGAAATCAAAACTCGCATCGGCTCCGCGTCGAAACTCGAACAGGAACTTTCAATCGTTGCCAAAGGCCGCGACTTGGTGGAAGGCGTACCCAAGGCCGTCGAAATTAACTCCATCGAAATTCGCGATGCGATCGAAGAACCGATTTCGCAAATCGTCGATGCCGTCAAAAACGCGCTCGAAAAAACGCCGCCCGAACTCGCAGCCGATATTCGTGACCGCGGGATCATCATGACCGGCGGCGGTGCGTTGATTCGTGGCCTCGATGTGCGTTTGCGCGAAGAAACTTCGTTGCCCGTCTTCTTGGCCGAAGACCCGCTGACCTGCGTCGTGCGCGGCACGGGAAAAGTCCTCGATGACATGGAAACTTATCACAGAGTCCTGCTTCCCAATTAA